A region of the Phycisphaerae bacterium genome:
CATGATCGCCGGCCTGGGGGCCCTGATCCTGTCGGCCGGCTGTGAGCAGAGCCCGCCGCCGCGCGCGCCCAGTGCCGCCGGCGGGGCTGTGGCGGGCGCGCCGCGCGGGGCGCGGACGATCAACCTGCCGCAGGTCGACCAGCGGCTGTGCACCGCGGTGGTGCTGCTGATCGACACATCCGGCAGCATGTCGCAGAACGTGCCTGACTCCGGCGGCACCCAGCGCCCCAAGCATGTGATCGCGCGCCGGGCGCTGGAAGGCATCGTGGACTACACGGCCGACTGGCAGCAGGCGCACACCGATCGGGTACTGCAGCTCTCCATTTGCCACTTCAGCAGCGCCGTGCACAAGCTGCTGCCCATGGGTGTTTTCCAAGCGGAGCAAGCGCGGTCCGCCGTCCGGAAGCTCCCCGGACCCGGGGGCGGCACGGCAATCGGGCAGGCCCTGGAGGCCGGGTTCAAGGCGCTGTATGCCTCCGGCTGTGTCCGCAAGTACGTCGTCTGCATTACGGATGGCGAAAACACCGTGGGACTGCCGCCCGACCGCATCGCACGGCAACTCTTCGCGCAGACCGGCGGCGAGGTCGAGATTCACTTTGTCGCGTTTGACACGTCAGCCGCACAGTTCGCGTTCCTGAAGTCCGCGAACGGTGCGGTGGTCGAAGCGGCCGATGGGGCGCAGTTGCAGGCGCGGTTGGCCGAAATCTATGAAAAACGGATCCTGGCCGAGGCCGCCGCCGAACAGCAGTGACGGCGGGGCCGGGCGGTCGCTGCGCCTGGAAGGTGTGCAGCGCGTGAGACACAATGCGGCTTCAAGGCAAACACAGCAGGGAGAAAGGCCATGGCGGGACAGCCTAAGATTCCGTTCTATATCGCACTTGGCGTGGTGATCATCGGCCTGATCGGCTTCGCGCTCTATCGCAGCGACATCCTCGCGCCGCAGGGGGCGCGGGAGGGCGGTGCCGCCCCGGTCGCGCCGGTGGCGACCCCGACCGGCGAGACCGCGTCCCAGCAGCCCGCTGGCACCGGCCCGGAGGCCGCCGACGCGGCCAGCGTGACGACGGTCAAGGAATACAAGTTCACCCCCGCCGAGCGGTTGCCGGAAGTGAAGGGCATCTCGGCGTACAAGCCGCTGGCCGACGAGACCGTGCGCTTCGCGCTGAACGTCTGGGCCGGCTGGGCGCCGATCATCCAGGCGAATGACGGGTTCAAGGCCGGCAAGGTCTGGAAGACGCCGGACGGGAAGTCCTTCAAGGTCGAGCTGGTCCTGATCGACAACCCGGTGGCGATGCGCGACGCGTACGCGGCGGGCGACGTGCACATCGGGTGGGCGACGCTCGACATGGTGCCGCTGTTCCTGGAGGGCTTCGTGGACGCCGGCGGCAAGCCGCGCGACAGCCGCGTGATGCCGCGGATTTACCAGCAGGTTGACTGGTCCAACGGCGGCGACGGCATTGTCGTCCGCGACGTGATCAAGACCGTCGCCGACC
Encoded here:
- a CDS encoding VWA domain-containing protein; its protein translation is MAKRTLARRPRVGALMIAGLGALILSAGCEQSPPPRAPSAAGGAVAGAPRGARTINLPQVDQRLCTAVVLLIDTSGSMSQNVPDSGGTQRPKHVIARRALEGIVDYTADWQQAHTDRVLQLSICHFSSAVHKLLPMGVFQAEQARSAVRKLPGPGGGTAIGQALEAGFKALYASGCVRKYVVCITDGENTVGLPPDRIARQLFAQTGGEVEIHFVAFDTSAAQFAFLKSANGAVVEAADGAQLQARLAEIYEKRILAEAAAEQQ